In the genome of Entelurus aequoreus isolate RoL-2023_Sb linkage group LG08, RoL_Eaeq_v1.1, whole genome shotgun sequence, one region contains:
- the LOC133655962 gene encoding coiled-coil domain-containing protein 106-like isoform X2, which produces MGSYEVSFPPTETMERPTSYHQGQQMMDEPAMQEPSPLQYSPFILVSNLRAHLYVALEKNAWLQKRVEELEEERNFLRCQLDRFIVSMWSHEDWCGNAQRGVKVQPAGPPSPPSSMTTRSGMTLKRLQGPGCRTRHGAAVPATVKQEFHLEEDNYYTDQEYLEEEEEGADSSVEAGSKKKGRGRTGEPRMKMRRIFRITHGRERQRVKDPDGVLIRYKKILTTYQRVRSMSRAFQIHGVDRNTMASTSPIAEVLLVAPEKMEDVGEFEASKEKLLDYARRCYKIMDEQTHANVQTMKKTHKLLPISYRFRN; this is translated from the exons ATGGGGTCCTACGAGGTTTCTTTCCCCCCAACGGAGACTATGGAGAGGCCCACCTCCTACCACCAAGGTCAACAGATGATGGACG AGCCCGCCATGCAGGAGCCTTCCCCATTGCAGTACAGCCCCTTCATCCTGGTCTCCAACCTGCGAGCGCACCTCTACGTGGCACTGGAGAAGAACGCCTGGCTGCAGAAGCGCGTCGAAGAGCTGGAGGAAGAGCGCAACTTCCTGCGCTGCCAGCTGGATCGTTTCATTGTCAGCATGTGGAGTCACGAGG ACTGGTGCGGTAATGCCCAGCGTGGTGTGAAGGTCCAGCCTGCCGGCCCTCCCAGCCCACCCTCTTCCATGACTACCAGGTCCGGAATGACCCTAAAGCGCCTGCAGGGACCCGGATGTCGCACCCGCCACGGAGCCGCTGTCCCTG CCACAGTCAAACAGGAGTTTCACCTGGAGGAAGACAACTACTATACTGACCAAGAGTAcctggaagaggaggaggaaggggcAGACTCCTCGGTGGAGGCGGGGTCAAAGAAAAAAGGCAGAGGACGCACGGGGGAGCCCAGGATGAAGATGAGGAGGATCTTCCGCATCACCCACGGGAGGGAGAGACAGCGAG TCAAAGACCCAGACGGTGTTTTGATCCGCTACAAGAAGATCCTGACTACATACCAGCGCGTCAGGAGCATGTCCAGAGCCTTTCAGATTCACGGAGTTGACCGAAACACCATGGCCTCCACTTCCCCAATCGCTGAGGTCCTGCTGGTGGCGCCAGAGAAG ATGGAAGATGTGGGCGAGTTTGAGGCATCAAAGGAGAAGCTGCTGGATTACGCCAGACGCTGCTACAAAATCATGGACGAGCAGACGCACGCTAATGTCCAGACCATGAAGAAGACTCACAAGCTGCTGCCCATCTCCTATCGCTTCAGAAACTGA
- the LOC133655962 gene encoding coiled-coil domain-containing protein 106-like isoform X1, producing the protein MNPASSTDDANKPEEGLYMGSYEVSFPPTETMERPTSYHQGQQMMDEPAMQEPSPLQYSPFILVSNLRAHLYVALEKNAWLQKRVEELEEERNFLRCQLDRFIVSMWSHEDWCGNAQRGVKVQPAGPPSPPSSMTTRSGMTLKRLQGPGCRTRHGAAVPATVKQEFHLEEDNYYTDQEYLEEEEEGADSSVEAGSKKKGRGRTGEPRMKMRRIFRITHGRERQRVKDPDGVLIRYKKILTTYQRVRSMSRAFQIHGVDRNTMASTSPIAEVLLVAPEKMEDVGEFEASKEKLLDYARRCYKIMDEQTHANVQTMKKTHKLLPISYRFRN; encoded by the exons AAGAAGGTTTGTACATGGGGTCCTACGAGGTTTCTTTCCCCCCAACGGAGACTATGGAGAGGCCCACCTCCTACCACCAAGGTCAACAGATGATGGACG AGCCCGCCATGCAGGAGCCTTCCCCATTGCAGTACAGCCCCTTCATCCTGGTCTCCAACCTGCGAGCGCACCTCTACGTGGCACTGGAGAAGAACGCCTGGCTGCAGAAGCGCGTCGAAGAGCTGGAGGAAGAGCGCAACTTCCTGCGCTGCCAGCTGGATCGTTTCATTGTCAGCATGTGGAGTCACGAGG ACTGGTGCGGTAATGCCCAGCGTGGTGTGAAGGTCCAGCCTGCCGGCCCTCCCAGCCCACCCTCTTCCATGACTACCAGGTCCGGAATGACCCTAAAGCGCCTGCAGGGACCCGGATGTCGCACCCGCCACGGAGCCGCTGTCCCTG CCACAGTCAAACAGGAGTTTCACCTGGAGGAAGACAACTACTATACTGACCAAGAGTAcctggaagaggaggaggaaggggcAGACTCCTCGGTGGAGGCGGGGTCAAAGAAAAAAGGCAGAGGACGCACGGGGGAGCCCAGGATGAAGATGAGGAGGATCTTCCGCATCACCCACGGGAGGGAGAGACAGCGAG TCAAAGACCCAGACGGTGTTTTGATCCGCTACAAGAAGATCCTGACTACATACCAGCGCGTCAGGAGCATGTCCAGAGCCTTTCAGATTCACGGAGTTGACCGAAACACCATGGCCTCCACTTCCCCAATCGCTGAGGTCCTGCTGGTGGCGCCAGAGAAG ATGGAAGATGTGGGCGAGTTTGAGGCATCAAAGGAGAAGCTGCTGGATTACGCCAGACGCTGCTACAAAATCATGGACGAGCAGACGCACGCTAATGTCCAGACCATGAAGAAGACTCACAAGCTGCTGCCCATCTCCTATCGCTTCAGAAACTGA
- the LOC133655962 gene encoding coiled-coil domain-containing protein 106-like isoform X3 has translation MNPASSTDDANKPEEGLYMGSYEVSFPPTETMERPTSYHQGQQMMDEPAMQEPSPLQYSPFILVSNLRAHLYVALEKNAWLQKRVEELEEERNFLRCQLDRFIVSMWSHEATVKQEFHLEEDNYYTDQEYLEEEEEGADSSVEAGSKKKGRGRTGEPRMKMRRIFRITHGRERQRVKDPDGVLIRYKKILTTYQRVRSMSRAFQIHGVDRNTMASTSPIAEVLLVAPEKMEDVGEFEASKEKLLDYARRCYKIMDEQTHANVQTMKKTHKLLPISYRFRN, from the exons AAGAAGGTTTGTACATGGGGTCCTACGAGGTTTCTTTCCCCCCAACGGAGACTATGGAGAGGCCCACCTCCTACCACCAAGGTCAACAGATGATGGACG AGCCCGCCATGCAGGAGCCTTCCCCATTGCAGTACAGCCCCTTCATCCTGGTCTCCAACCTGCGAGCGCACCTCTACGTGGCACTGGAGAAGAACGCCTGGCTGCAGAAGCGCGTCGAAGAGCTGGAGGAAGAGCGCAACTTCCTGCGCTGCCAGCTGGATCGTTTCATTGTCAGCATGTGGAGTCACGAGG CCACAGTCAAACAGGAGTTTCACCTGGAGGAAGACAACTACTATACTGACCAAGAGTAcctggaagaggaggaggaaggggcAGACTCCTCGGTGGAGGCGGGGTCAAAGAAAAAAGGCAGAGGACGCACGGGGGAGCCCAGGATGAAGATGAGGAGGATCTTCCGCATCACCCACGGGAGGGAGAGACAGCGAG TCAAAGACCCAGACGGTGTTTTGATCCGCTACAAGAAGATCCTGACTACATACCAGCGCGTCAGGAGCATGTCCAGAGCCTTTCAGATTCACGGAGTTGACCGAAACACCATGGCCTCCACTTCCCCAATCGCTGAGGTCCTGCTGGTGGCGCCAGAGAAG ATGGAAGATGTGGGCGAGTTTGAGGCATCAAAGGAGAAGCTGCTGGATTACGCCAGACGCTGCTACAAAATCATGGACGAGCAGACGCACGCTAATGTCCAGACCATGAAGAAGACTCACAAGCTGCTGCCCATCTCCTATCGCTTCAGAAACTGA